The window ccgtcgacggagTAGCCGACGAGCCCATTCGgcctctcgccgccgcgtcgcgccgccctcCCGCTCCCGATCGAAGTCGAAGCCACCGGAATTCGGCCGCTCGGCTCGTGTTCCGTCAAGCTGGTCGCCTCGCCTCTCTTTGCTTCGCTTGTCGGTAACGGGGCCGCCTACCGTCCCACGCGCCACGCCGTGGTGGGAGTGGGACTAGCGGAAGTGCAGAGTGGTGGGGATGGGGATTTGGTCGCAGGGTGAGGCGGCCGACTATTTGGGATTCGAATCTCTGCGTGAAAGCTGCTGTGCTTAGTGCTCTACGATTTTTATTCCATCGCTTCTTTCCTCGAAGAAAACTTGTCTTCTTCGAGGAAAATACAATCAAGACTCTCAAGAGAGAATAAAAGGCATTTGATGAATCTGAagccaaattatttttttgttcatCCTAGcctaactactactactaataaacaaagaaaaagggaagCTCAATAGTGAGATTTAACTTTCATCTCCCTAGATAAGCTGTTATATTTGTTTATGTATATACATAGTAATAAAACTGTAAGATGTCTCTATTTAATAAATGACTAAACTGTGGTATAAAAAAACTTCTATTTACACAGATAAAACCAGGTTCCCATCCTTTCGGTGCATACTACTACCTGTCTACCTGGCTagcacctctgtccctgttacAACAACCGTCGGTCATACTGAACCTTTGCATGAGCCAGTTTTCCTCATGGAGGTAacaggcaaaaaaaaacatgtgcctTCCTCCAGAGAATCTGTATCTGTCATTGACGGCAAAGGCTACCAACGGAAGCAACCAGGTGGAGAAATGCCAAAGGAAGTTCCTAGCTCTTCCCACCAAGGCGCTCATAGAACAAGATATAGCCATGATCTGTGTTGCCACCACAATGCTCCCGAGAAGAGCCATAGAATGTTTGCAGGGTGGATTCCTCGCTGATCTGGACGGTGTCATCGTCGAAAGAAAGCCAGTTACCATGGCTTTTAATTTGGCTTACGTAGTGTCCATGGTTGGGGCTGCTCCCAACATGGACTACAACCGCAAAGAGGGAGTACTCGCAGTCAGCGTCTTCAGACATGCTGCCCAGCTTCAGCTCCAGGGGATATACCACTCGGTACGACAGTTTCTTGTGCCGGCTAAGCTGCTCAACGTACTTGAAGCGCTTCAGGTGGATCACCAATACGTGTGGCGCCTTCTTTATCTTCATTCTCTTGTGTGCTTCTTGCAAACTGAGCATGCAACCAACATTCTGGTTTCAGTAACTGTTACAGTGAAAATATGAAATCAAGCAAGCAAAATAGATCCCCTCTAACAAGGTACTAGTTactaatgcattttttttccatctaacAAACAACAAGGTTGAAAATCCAGCAGGGTCCTCTAACTAGACCTGTTTGAATCAATTTATTATATTGCCTATATTTATGGCAGCTAGTGGATAGAATTTGATGAACTTAAACTGTCACAAGGCCTCTGCTTTTGCCCCAATAAAGAGACAAAAATTGGGACCTAAATAACATATAGCACTGTTACCTGCTGCATTTGTCACAAAAGAACTTATCCTCGCCATTTAAAATCTCAGTGGAAAAGAAGCTCTTCAGGCAGCTTGTGAGCGAACTATTCTGTTCCACGTCAATGCTCAAATCAAAAAACGTCTCATCTTTTGCTGTGATAGTATCACACATTAGGCATTTGGTTTCATTGGTCAAAATACCCTGCATAGGTAAAAGGGATGATTATGCACAAAATCCTTGGGAAAAAAACTCCAAGTCTTTGTTGCAGTGATATTTCTCACCTGAAAAGTCCTGTGCACCAATGTAACTAATGGCCTTTCTCTGGCTCCATTTGCTAAAGCATTGGCTGCCCCATTTGAGACCTCTTCAGGAGTAGTCTCAGGAGAACTATTTGCAGTTCTACAATCTTCTTCAAGAATATCAATAATATCATTCACTAAGAAATTCCAGAACTCATGGGCATCCTACAGTGTAAAATGAAAAGAGATATGAGTTGTGAAAGACAGCTCTTTTACATAGCTAAATTTTAACAAGCACAACCAGAATAATAGAACAGTTCATCCTTCTTTTTAAAAGGATTCCAGATTAGCAGAGAGGACTTCTCTTATACATAATGAGAAAAAAGCATAGAGCCAGAGTTGAAAAGTATCGGGCAACTTTATTAGACTGGTTAGATCAATGGTGAAAGACTCTTCTTGAGAACCATTCACCCTTACAAAATAATATGATGTGCAGCCCAAAAGATCAGGACATACACATAGCAGAGTTTGCACAATTCAATTTTACACTAGGAAATATATAACACCATTGCCATGGGAATAAGCTGTGTCAATAAGGTTCAGTTATTATCAGATTGTGCAATGGACATGATGCAGTGCTAATGTGAACAAATCTGCACATTACCTGGTGCATATAACTTCTGAACAATTCATTCTGTTTCCTCACTCTTTGAACAAAACGTTTTGGTGCAAGAACACCAGTCCTTTTCTTCGCTAGAGTTATCTGCAAAAAATATCATCAATCTGTTGGAAGTGCCTGCTACATTTGCAAACTAATCAGGAAGAGCGGTGATCGTTAATGCAAGATCCTATAACAGGTTTATGGCATGCTTTAGTTGCAACTTCCAACTTTGTTCAATGCGGCTTCAGGGTAAGTTATCCAATCAGTCAGATGTATAGAAAGCAGAACAAAGTTGTCAGCAAGCACCTTGCAAAGCTGAGAACTGAGGCAAAGCAAACAACAATGATAATTGGACTGTACAAAAGAGTTTGCATAAGCAAGTGCTTAGGAAAGCTTAATCTCTCTTCtgaagtaaaagaaaaaaaatattgaatcgACTGCTATATACCACAGTAATTATCCTCTTGATTCAAATAAGAAAGAGACTGTCAATAACTATGGATAGAAGAACTCTCGTTTACCAAAATTTAAGTGGTATTTGGACAATGATACGGTTCCAAAATATTATTCTAATCCAATTTCCAATATCATTTGTTGTTATTAAATAAAAAAGTAAATGCATTATAAATGCATATTTCATAATGAATCCTGTTTTATAACCAATTTATGTTAGAAAATTTAGAATATTTTTCACATATTGattatcaaaattaaaaatatcttaCTACGCACATTCTAGGAGTCACTTATATGTAGCAACAATGGAATTGGTACATATATTCTTTTATATGAAGAAATAATACAACCAATAAAGTAGTATGTCAGCTAATAACGAGGTTTTTTATGCTCCTCCTTCACCTGTGAAAAAAGATCAGCCAGACAAGTCAACAAATTGTCCTCGGAGTCTTCTGTGTTTTTGTAAGTTGCATAATATTCCAGCAACTGCTCCCGAAAAGGGATGCAATGATAAAGTGCCTGAAGAAGAAGTACAGTTTTTTAGATTCACAACAGTGTAACAAATATTTCCTATGAAGTTATTCTTAGCAAGCATGACCAACTGATCTGTGTTAAGAACATGATCTACATTATTACTAATGACCAATCAGGAATAAGAAACAAAACCTAACTTTTAAAATGAAGTGAAAGATACTTAATTGCATTGCATTCCTTCTTATCACCATCTGACCCACTGCTCATATACTAGTGAGAACTAAGAAGTGAGAAAGCTTAAAGCTAAACATGGTCCAAGTGTAGCAGTATAGATAGCATCTTAAATAAGAATCCTAATCTTCCATAACAAACAACTAAAGGTTAGTGCACCCTCAAAAGGACATAAAATTGTTGATATTAAGCTAACACTGATTATAAAAACATTTTTGTggtataaaaagtttctatttttaaaaaatatattcatctGATTTGTAACTATATAGTGTTACTTAActaaatttcctatgaagcagATAGAATACTCAGTCACTCAGATGACACCACTGTTTCATATTCCAGGATACTTTATTCAAAAGTTACTATTAGAGAACCAGACCAAATATACAAAATCGATGACATATTCACAACTGAAAGAGGATCCTAAAGAGTTGTTGAGGAAAACTGAAGAACTTCACAAGAATCATGAAATCTGAACACCTATCTTGAAATCCGCCTGTGGCTTGTGATACAAACCTGTAAGCATTGTACTAGGAACAGGTTTTTTACTTTGTTTACATTGTACTAAGAAATATTTTTTACATGCAAACATCTGTGCCACTGTATTCAGTTCATGCCCTTAATAGTCAATACCACACCATCAATGGCTTTAGAATTCAGAATAGTACTTTCCATGTCATTTGGTATTAGTATAGGCAACCCACACAATAGGTCGTTTATATAATTGATTGTAAGTTGCAACAGCTTCACATGATTAATGAGTTGGCTGATTGCCACGGAGCATGTAGCCGAGTGGACTAAAGCATTTAACCACCTTCTCCTATTAAACATCAGCCAAATGAACAGAGGAACCCAGTTACTGCTGAACCATATGTATCATCTTTGCCCATGACTCTCCATCCCATGAacccaaacaaacaaacaataaataaataaattcactGGCTAGTCCCTTGAACAGTGCCGGGCCTAGAACAATTTGACGACTAGGGCAACAAACcaaaaccaccaccaccaccaccaccaccgatcTCGGAAGAAACTACACACACAAACATTTTCTCATAGAACTCAGATCATACGGACACTTAACCAACCCGGAATTGCCGCGCATCACATCCATCGAGCAGCGGAGAAGGGGGGCCGGCTGGGGTTAGGCAGCTACCTGCAGGACGCTGTTGCAGTAGCAGGTGTTGCCGAAGTTCTCGAGGCCGAAGTAGCGCGCGCCCTCGGGGAAGTGGTCGCCGAGGGCCTTCTCGAGCTTGGAGACGCCCGCGCCGAGGACCGAGAGGCGGTCCCACAGCCCGGACGCGGCGCTGGAGAGCGACCGGAGccccgaccccgccgccgccggccggggcctctccgcggccgccgccggcggcggcggcgggtcctCCGCCgcgagcagccgcgccgtcctcgccaTCCCCTACGGATGGATGGATCGCTCGGTTCGAAcgcgcgtggcggcgggcggATTAAGGGGGAAGAAGAAGGCCGCAGGAGGCGGCGACCATTTAGCCCCCCCAAATCTTCACGGTTTGATCGGGGGAGGGAGGTGGAACTTCAGTGGAAGGCGGCAGCACAGCGCAGCGCGCCCTCTACTAGTGGAGTTGTTGGCTTTGGCTGTTGCCCATTTTTCTTCGGAGTTTATATAATGCCTATCTCTTTCGTGTCATGTACAACTCGAAAGAGAGAAGGGTGCGATGGGCCCACTTGCCAGTGTCTTGTGATAAGATTAAATAGTCAATCCATGTATACAAATGAGATTAAAGCCGcgaatgaaatgaaatgaataTGGTTCCCCCTCGTGCTCAGGGTTTAGGGCTGATTCCTCAATTTCTTTAGAATTATATCGAATTATTAGTGTATTCTCCGCTAGTTTGTGTGATTCGATCTCTCACAAATTTAGATTATAATATTGTCTTTACATTttaatacttttattttttttttcaatgcccATTTTGCAATGACCGCGAGTGCTAGTGCCAGTGCCAATAAATATAAACCATATTTAAAGGTGTGTTCTAAAGTGTTAAAGTAGTGTTGAAGGATGAAACTGAGTTTGTGACAGTTTTCAAAGACAAAACTACATTAAATAAATATTGGAAAGTTAAAATGTTGGTTTTAAAAAATTCTAAGAATGATGATGAATATgttttttcacaaaaaaatcaTATCAGGAGGTTGAGAATCATGTCCATTATAATCCACCATCCATTAGCTAAAAAGACATGCCCTaataccatatattttttaagcacAAAGCCATCATCTTCCACCCCAATAGTGTTAGTTTGGACAGGGAAGCCTATCTAGTCACATCTCTCTTCAAAGTAGTATGATTATATTCCGAGCACTATCAATGATAGAACTATTGAGCCTCCTTTGCATCAAAGTCAAGATGGAGCACTAAGGTATGGAAGGAGTCATTTTAGTTGGTTATTCATTGGCCGTGACTAGAGGTTGGCTCACCATTTGGTCACCTTGTTGTCCTCTACATTGGCCATGCCACTTTCAGTTGTAGCCTCTATCGCTTGAAGCACAATATTTCAATTGCCTCAGGTCTGCATCTCCACATCCATGCTATGAGCATAAATGACAGGATAAACCATGGTCCAAAGAGAGGCGTGGTTGAGAAGCCAAAGAAGGAATCTCAGCATTCGTGGCCTTGACTCAACCATGTTACTGGTGGAGGGGAAGAGAAGAAACATGTGAGGTtagttttgtctttttttactACCACCAAGTTGACAAATCAGCTTAAACGTAAAATAATGGTAGGTGTGTTGTTTtcagtgtgtgtgtatatatatagcaccTTTGCAAAGGTACTCCTCCGCTTCCATGTACTTATCGTTTCGGAAATGCTATTTCCATTGCTATCATTTTCGACTAAAGTTTTCTTCCACAAATACTTGGCACTACACTATTTCCAATGCATAATTTCCTATTTTGCCCTTGTGGCTGTCTAGCGCAGAATCAAGAGTTGGCtctaatcaaaatttgaaatattGTCTAGAGAAGAATCTAGAAATGTAGAATAATGTTGCCCAAATCAAAATTTGGATGTTCTCTGTTAAAGAAATAATTTACCAAATGTTGCATCTAGACTGTTCTGCTTTACAACTAATACTATGCCCATGCTTTATAACAGGGTTGCGAGGGATACATGAGAATGGTTTCATAAGCTACAGTTTTATCTAGCAAAGTTTATTATTTCCACTGTACTCTGTTAATCAGACAAGTGCATGTCCTGTGGGTTTCTCAGGACAAACTttattttctccaaaatcaGTGGGCGGATTTGGCATAAGATTTTAAGACGTAGAATTGCAGAAAGCCCAAGTGGATCTATTGTTTAACGTGCAAATTCCTATGATGACAGGTGTCTGAAGATAATGTAAGAATGTTGGAGTTTCAGTTGACGTTGCTTCCTATGTTTAACAAGGTTTGTATAGAACTTGGAACAATAGTTTAGTATCAAGTTAGAAGTGTGACTTGGAAAATTGCTTGATCATAATACCTTAATACCCTGGCTGAAATCACATGGCTCATCACcaatcaatctctctctccataGATATACTGATTGGTGCTTCAGCCTTTTCTGAAATATCTTTGATTCGGAATGTTTCTGAAGGTGGGCACATGTACTTTGGAAAATATCAACGCTcgtcagatatatatatatatatatatatatatatatatatatatatatatatatatatatatatatatatatatatatatatatatatatatatatatatatatatatatatatatatatatatgctttatatgTGTGTTAAAATTCATATGGATATTATTGAATCTATACGAGAAATCAAGAGACCAGAACGTAtgttgaacggagggagtactttcttTCGGGTTTCGGCTATGAGCCTATGAATTTGCAGTTTACTGACACTTGTCGTTTTGCTGGCAATCAGCGATATCCTGAAAGGGTTGACATTGAGGAAATGGCAAAATTCGTCAACCCTGAAAACGAAAATGCAACTTGGTCTTTATCTTCCTGTTGATTTTGTACTCGCCATTCCATACTGCAAAAATCatatcttactataaaattaTAATCCACTAACTACTAAAACTTAACATGCAAAtaagataccacatcatcatccactaacaatcaatacatttaatatcatgcaaacatactatattatctataatataaattttattatattttagagctTTTTAAAtgaaagcatgttaaatcatcatcccacataatttacataatattttaatatatatcttCATTGTTATTTATAATATCTTATGTACCTATCtaagttcatcctcacttggttaatgttatttctctcttctctaattaagtcatatcacatcaattgatttTAGTGCTTATGTAAGTTACGTTTATATTATTTAGTTatattacacattatttttacttattattattatactgAATTCCCATAGCAACGTGTGGGGTTTCACATAGTATATTCTAATAATTAATCCCGTGGTAGCCTCGTGCTAGTGGTGTGGTTCTTACCATGTTGCTGGTCAGTCCACTGCACTTACTATGCAAGTGGAATAATAACCttgcaaataaatatttttttctgactagATTCATTCCAAGAACAATGGTGCAGCAAACTACTGATTTTTGCACTAAATTATCCAGAAATGTTGAAAATCACACATGTATGTGGTCCGCAATTGAACAGCACTGCAGGGTTTTAGCAGTAGCCAAACTCGGTCGCAGAGTCATGTGCTGAGTTTACCAAGTCCCTCTTCTTAGGGAGAAGAATGCATGTGCTCTGCTTAACTAGATAAGTTACATTACTGCCTATAGGCACTGGAAATGTAACATATTACAGACATCTATATCATAATTTAATTGGTCCATCAAAGATTGATCTATCATAGTTCTGGGACACGATGTCATCGAAGTTCACGTCAGGTTTGCATCAGGTCTCGATTTTACTTTGTGTGAAAACTCTTCTGGGTGGATGATgcaagttttttattttatttttttgagaacATGGATGATGCAAGTTTCACAATATTTGTTTATGCAAGTGGAATTGTGTGACTTGGCCATCTGTTGCAACACCACTCTTATCCGTTCCTCCACACAAGATAATCTCATTCGTGCAATTATATCCCTAACAGTGACCTGTTCTTTGTAGCCGACTAACGCACACCATTTGCTTACTTCAGAACCATTTTAATGCCGCTGGACAATCATGGGGATGATAATAATCTCACTCGCACAATTATATATCGCTTACAATGACCTGTTCTTCGTAGCCTACTATTAGTATTAACCATTTGCTTActtatgaaactttttcatgtCGCTGGAGAATCATTAACTGCAACAAAGGGTTTCTTCTCTCAAATCATGGTGACAAACTGACAATTAACTGCAACTTGCTCACTCAATCAAGCGGAATGCCCAAATACTACTACCCTCTCGCCGTTTTTGTCAACGATGGGGCGTAGCATAGTCGGCTACAAGCTGGATCAAattaagaaggaaaaaagaaaaagaaacttcATCGCCTTCGATCTCCAATTGGACAGATTGAGGCTGCTTGTTGACTCTGCCGCTATAAGTACCGTACCACATGGTGGTACATACACACTCGCGTTGAGCTGTGcgggctattttttttttctctctgatTTGCTGAATTGCTGCTgcgggcggtggagatggccAGAGGGGGAGCGATggtcgcggcggcggatgccggcgccggcgccggcgtggcgcCCGGGTACAGCAGCGAGATCACGTTCACCGTGGTGATGAGCTGCCTCATGGCGGCCTCCGGCGGGCTCATTTTCGGCTACGACATCAGCATCACAGGTCAGTCAGCCACTCGCTCAGTTCTGCTGCATATATGCCATGAATTTCTGGCACGATTATATATCGGACACAATCCATTCTTGCGTCCGATGATCATACAAATCGGACGCAAATTATATATGCCATGAATTTCTGGCACGATTTGGACCGAGTTTCTCTAGCTCTTCGCCTCTTTCATAATAGAAAAAACAGAGTTTGGCTCAAGATTTGTGAGCTGTTCTCCTATGCTTAAAGATGCCATCCTTGTAGACATCTACCAGAACAGACCAACGCCCAAATGATCCACCGAAAAGGGAGTAAATTGAAGGCATTAATCCTATCGAGATAGTAAGACAACTCATAGATTGTATGATGCAGAGGCGGAATAAAGTGCAATtttactctctctgttttttctaTTACTGAAAGAAGCTTTGTCAGCTTCATTTTCCAGTTCTTCCGACAGATCCAGTCGATATCCTACTTGACTCTTccaaagttaaaagtttgagttgaaattgatacgatgtgactgaaaaattatgtgtgtatgacagatcgatgtgatggaaaaagttaaaagtttgtatcCAAACACAGCCCTACTTAGATTAGTCGATCGAGTCAGGTGTCACGTTTGATCGGCGTGGAGATTCTCTGTCTTGTCTCCTCGTCAATTGGACCTTTCTACTTGATGGGGGCAATTGGCAAGGCTAGCTTGTCAAGTTGCCATTTCCTTCAGATAGAACAGTCATACCGCTAGTACTACACTACTACCTCAGAATATCGTTACACTATCCCAGGTGAAAAAAATCCCAGGACATTTTTTTACTGTTACAGATATGTACTACTACGAGTACGCTGTACTTGCTTAGGTAATGAATGTTATTAATGATTAATCATGCAGCGTGTAATGAAAAAGGACGCATACGTACCCAAAGACCAAGGTGCATACTTATCATTTCGCTTATGCTGTTCAGTCTCATCGTTTCATTTATACTTAttgttttttagaaaaagaaatgtTCTTTTAACAAAGAAACAAACATGAAGTCCAGAGATATGATTTACGACAGTGAAAGCAGAGGAAATTTGTTTACGCCTGATCTTTCccacaagaaaataaaatactTACATTTTGAAAATCAATAGTTAGTCAACGCTACAGTATGCATGGATCGCGGAAAGAGACAAGACGCGATGTAGAATATGCGAGTGTCATGATCTCGAGCTACGCAAAACATGCTCATTTCTCAGGGGTCACAATCTCTCATTGCGGCCCTCTCACGCTGCTGATACGGCAACCCCCAGCAATCTCCCCTGCTGATGCAACTACGGTTATGAAAGACACAAATCACACGTAGTTCATGATGATTTGCAGATGAGACACAATATGCTACGACTAGCTGTTTTTTTCatacatctatctatctatctatctattatatactaaaagtccattaaacttcctacaaacgctcctaatccgccacgtggcactcctacaaacgctcataTGCTGCCATGTGGCGCtctaacaaaataaaaaaattgttagaAATTCTAAAAAAAGATTTAGTTAGATCTATCTTCGAAAAAAGTAGTCCGAAACCTTCCTCTCTGTTCGGTGTGCGCACGCATGTTAGccatccctccctcccttctgttgattttttctctctcctatgGTAGTTAAGTTAGTTAAGGTAAAAGACATCCAATGTTTTTAtggccatgcatgcatattaATTTATTGGTTTCGGTAGTTCTATAAATAGATAAACAATCTTTTAAATAGTTGTaacttttaaattatatttcaattTATGACCTATTTGTACcattgtattttttaattaaatcaataattaagaTCCAAATAGACTATGATGTAACGCTACAAAATTATTACTGCTGAACTCACATTCATCTTGAGGCCTCtaagaaaataaaatcaaaatatgCCACCCTAATTTTTTACTCATACACTGTTAGATATCTAACAACTTTGTGTAGACTTAAGTAACTTCTGTCAACATCTACATGAATTGGTCGATAAATAAGATGATCGATCATAGCATCTAacttatagatatagatatgaTCTAATAAATTAAGAAATTCGACCATCAAATTTCATTAAATCAGTGGACCCATTGTTTTAGCCTGTTAGATCTATTTTATCAAAACAAAAAGAACACATTCAGATCAATTTTTATCTAAGTCGGTGGACCCATTAATTGCTTTATATCATTAGATCTCTGTAAAATAACCACATCCGGAACCTCCACGTCCAGTGCGAACATACGTACGTAAATCAAAATTATCTTTACAGGTTAAAAGAACACACAATAGACCTCCACGTACTAGGTCTAGCGGCTCTCAAACTGTCACTTAGAATATCCTACGGTGctattaaattagagaaaatactATTAAATTAgggaaaataatagaaaaacagacaaagaaaagaaagcatCTGAATATAGGTTTCTATTTAAATTAATGGGTACATTGTTTCTGGTTGCagaattttttcataaaaaacatCTCAAACCTCTCTCCTCCCTACCCTCCCTGTGCAGTGTTAATGCCCATTAACATCGCATAAACGCTTCTAAGCCATTAAACGACattcttaaattagagaaaatcataggaattttgaaaaaaagacaCATCTAACCATTGGTTTTGACTTAAATCGTTGGACACATTATTTTGAATCGATTGACACACTATTTTTGGTCATTGGATCTATTTTTATAAAAGAAACACCCCAAAcatccttccctccctcccgctCCTTTGCGGCATGCGGTGCTAAAAGTCCATTATACATCTTATAAACACTCTTTAAGCTGTTACATTGCTCTTTTAAGTGAGACAGTATCCTCCAAATTCtgacaagaaaagaaaacttcCAACCATCGATTTCGACTTAAACATATGACAAATCATTTAGGTcgttagattaatcatttagaaaaacatGCCAAAccttcctccctccctgccCGTGTGTGGCATGCACCATTCCTTtactctctgtttttttatctCCCTGACAATTAAAATTGAAATTATCTATATGTCAAAGAAAAACCACAAATGGATCTCCACCTATTACTTATATCCTGTTAGACATCTAACGACTTTctaccaacttaattaatttctcttaacattgtccatgtttttctttttggtaaaACTTGCTATAGTACATTGTAAATTCTTGACATTTAACGTAGAACAATCTAGAAATTTCTATTTGTTATAAGAGACTTCAGTTTAGTGAGAATTCACTAAAAATACTATGAATCTATGATCATTACTTCAATACACGAGAGAAAATTTAAACATATGCCTTTACCCTGTGCAAGGTTATATGCACTTCTATTTTCATCCCAATTTGCAAGATCAAAGCTTGATGATTCATAAAAcataaatctaaaaaaaaaatggacatgAAATAAATTGAAAAAATGTTGTTGGATTTAAAACTCATTCTAAATAGAAAATTTCAAACATTTTAGGAGGATTGTTAGAAtgaaaatagatataaaaattaaCTACAGTAATAAATGACATTATTGGACTATTTTGGAGGGTGTGGGCGGGAGGGGGTGCAAGATATCTTTCAGGGCagtcaaaatatataaaaaaatttctcatGGGAACCACATACATTGTTTCGACACAACTGCACGATCtcaagtaattttattttagaatttatatgtagCGATGGTGCCAACGTTCAAAGCAAAATAAGTA of the Oryza sativa Japonica Group chromosome 2, ASM3414082v1 genome contains:
- the LOC4329740 gene encoding ubiquitin carboxyl-terminal hydrolase 4, which codes for MARTARLLAAEDPPPPPAAAAERPRPAAAGSGLRSLSSAASGLWDRLSVLGAGVSKLEKALGDHFPEGARYFGLENFGNTCYCNSVLQALYHCIPFREQLLEYYATYKNTEDSEDNLLTCLADLFSQITLAKKRTGVLAPKRFVQRVRKQNELFRSYMHQDAHEFWNFLVNDIIDILEEDCRTANSSPETTPEEVSNGAANALANGARERPLVTLVHRTFQGILTNETKCLMCDTITAKDETFFDLSIDVEQNSSLTSCLKSFFSTEILNGEDKFFCDKCSSLQEAHKRMKIKKAPHVLVIHLKRFKYVEQLSRHKKLSYRVVYPLELKLGSMSEDADCEYSLFAVVVHVGSSPNHGHYVSQIKSHGNWLSFDDDTVQISEESTLQTFYGSSREHCGGNTDHGYILFYERLGGKS